One part of the [Synechococcus] sp. NIES-970 genome encodes these proteins:
- a CDS encoding hypothetical protein (conserved hypothetical protein) translates to MITLLENLLERSDGAYIEPQDLDQVDQTLQSWGDRRITYQLIQEKEEKIVDETLKRFQTDHEILLKSAPANVLKKCKGDLVSVLRNCATAMLLQDEELLKDRFLYWMQNIMRAVKNQKYNDQVYRIIQDVVQEELPAQYAQQMLPYLQLTHQYLSE, encoded by the coding sequence ATGATTACACTCCTTGAAAACTTGCTTGAACGCTCGGACGGCGCCTACATTGAGCCCCAAGACCTCGATCAGGTCGATCAAACCCTCCAATCTTGGGGCGATCGCCGCATCACCTACCAACTCATCCAGGAAAAAGAAGAAAAAATTGTCGATGAAACCCTTAAACGTTTCCAGACAGACCACGAAATTCTCTTAAAATCAGCCCCGGCCAATGTTCTAAAAAAATGTAAAGGCGACCTCGTTTCCGTACTGCGTAACTGCGCCACCGCAATGCTCCTCCAGGATGAAGAGTTACTCAAGGACCGCTTTTTGTACTGGATGCAAAACATCATGCGGGCAGTGAAAAACCAGAAATATAACGACCAGGTTTATCGCATTATCCAAGACGTTGTTCAGGAAGAATTACCAGCCCAATACGCCCAACAGATGCTCCCCTACCTCCAGCTCACCCACCAATACCTCAGCGAATAA
- a CDS encoding hypothetical protein (conserved hypothetical protein), which yields MTLSAIPGNYFTPRGYIKSEPDTGLLRTRHGNRLLAVPEVLLRSVHKALREETGEATPFALYTFGFWWGGAFYDRLKEEIEEYYQRTIPQMNALEFLVMMRQIWETHGFGHLNLDFKHRSLGLIKVQVEASMMQLGTEVGLKEGQMPSYHLEAGFIAAWFSRWAGKGIRACAVDLPPDGAVAIAQPTTLATFFVGLAPKIEQAEMWVKQGLSSAEIIEKFAATDS from the coding sequence ATGACCCTTTCTGCGATTCCTGGTAACTATTTCACCCCCCGGGGCTATATCAAATCTGAACCTGATACGGGCCTTTTAAGAACCCGCCACGGCAATCGTCTTTTGGCTGTGCCAGAAGTCCTCCTGCGTAGCGTCCACAAAGCACTCCGGGAAGAAACCGGAGAAGCAACACCCTTTGCCCTCTATACCTTTGGCTTTTGGTGGGGAGGCGCATTCTATGACCGTCTCAAAGAAGAAATAGAAGAATATTACCAACGGACCATCCCCCAGATGAACGCCCTAGAATTTTTGGTGATGATGCGCCAGATCTGGGAAACCCATGGTTTTGGTCACCTCAATCTAGACTTTAAGCACCGTTCTTTGGGGCTGATCAAGGTGCAGGTAGAAGCGTCAATGATGCAATTGGGCACTGAGGTCGGTCTCAAGGAAGGACAAATGCCCTCCTATCACCTAGAAGCAGGCTTCATTGCCGCTTGGTTTTCCCGCTGGGCAGGGAAAGGTATTCGAGCTTGTGCGGTAGATCTCCCGCCGGATGGCGCAGTGGCGATCGCCCAACCAACAACCCTAGCCACTTTCTTTGTCGGGCTGGCTCCCAAGATTGAGCAAGCAGAAATGTGGGTCAAACAGGGTTTATCTAGCGCTGAGATCATCGAAAAGTTTGCCGCGACAGATTCCTAA
- a CDS encoding diguanylate phosphodiesterase with GAF sensor: protein MDKAPILDFIRDHINAADKSSHEQIQKTLQTIRTHLGLEVAFLAEFTEGQRVFRYVDSSHPQSPIHVGGADPLEESYCQRIIDGRLPELILDATQLPAAQELAVTTALPVGAHLSVPVRLKDGTLYGTFCCFSFTPNQSLNERDLAIMRVAAEFAAAQIEHYREAERLKSEIRERIYAVLSGDALSMVYQPIYHLAENRVVGLESLARFFTTPMRSPDIWFNEAAYVDLSIPLELMAIQLALDGIKHFPADTYVAVNISPKTILDGKLGDALAGWPLGQIVLEVTEHAVIDHYDDITRVVNPLRQRGLRIAVDDAGAGYASFRHILNLAPDVIKLDISITRNIDTDRSRRALAAALISFAQETGSKIVAEGVETASELAVLQELGINKAQGYFLGKPMSLKDASQLVQNGCSSLV from the coding sequence ATGGACAAGGCACCGATTCTTGATTTCATCAGGGACCACATAAACGCGGCAGATAAATCGTCCCATGAGCAAATACAAAAAACATTACAAACTATTCGTACACACCTAGGCTTAGAAGTCGCCTTTCTTGCCGAATTCACCGAAGGACAACGGGTTTTTCGTTACGTTGATTCGTCCCATCCGCAATCACCGATTCATGTGGGGGGAGCTGATCCCCTCGAAGAGAGCTATTGCCAGCGGATCATTGATGGCCGTTTACCCGAACTCATTTTAGATGCGACTCAGTTGCCTGCTGCCCAGGAATTAGCAGTGACAACCGCATTACCTGTGGGTGCTCATCTCAGCGTTCCGGTGAGGCTCAAGGATGGGACTCTTTACGGTACTTTTTGTTGTTTTAGTTTTACGCCAAACCAGTCTCTCAATGAGCGTGATTTGGCCATTATGAGGGTTGCGGCCGAATTTGCAGCGGCTCAAATCGAACACTACCGAGAGGCAGAAAGACTTAAATCAGAGATACGTGAACGCATCTACGCTGTCTTATCCGGCGATGCGCTATCTATGGTTTACCAGCCTATTTATCACTTGGCGGAAAACCGGGTTGTCGGCTTGGAGTCGTTGGCGCGTTTTTTCACCACACCCATGCGATCGCCTGACATCTGGTTTAACGAGGCAGCCTATGTTGATCTCAGTATTCCCCTCGAATTAATGGCGATCCAACTAGCTCTGGACGGCATTAAGCACTTCCCGGCGGATACTTATGTCGCGGTAAATATATCTCCCAAAACTATTTTAGATGGCAAGTTGGGGGACGCCCTGGCTGGGTGGCCGCTGGGGCAAATCGTACTAGAAGTCACCGAGCATGCCGTTATTGATCATTACGATGACATCACTAGGGTTGTAAATCCGTTGCGGCAGCGCGGGTTACGCATCGCCGTAGACGACGCTGGGGCAGGCTATGCAAGCTTCCGGCATATCCTAAACCTGGCTCCCGATGTGATCAAGCTTGATATCAGTATCACCCGCAACATCGATACTGATCGTTCGCGGCGCGCCCTAGCCGCGGCCCTCATCAGCTTCGCCCAAGAAACCGGTAGTAAAATCGTGGCTGAAGGTGTGGAAACGGCATCAGAGCTTGCTGTATTGCAAGAACTCGGTATCAACAAAGCACAGGGATACTTCCTCGGCAAACCCATGTCCCTGAAAGATGCGAGCCAACTTGTGCAGAATGGTTGTAGCTCTTTAGTCTAG
- a CDS encoding endonuclease V, with amino-acid sequence MILSLHHGHAWDVSPAIARDLQASLQQWVITENRLPSNITTIVGVDVGFEEQFTVTRAAAVLLTFPELTVLATAIATRPTTFPYVPGLLSFREVPTILDALAQLPQLPDLIFCDGHGYAHPRRFGLACHLGVLLDLPTIGIAKSRYIGIHSDVPLEKGAWVPLEDQGEIIGAVLRSRTKVRPLYISVGHRLDLATALGLVLACTPKYRLPEPTRLADKLASRR; translated from the coding sequence ATGATTTTATCCTTACACCATGGCCATGCTTGGGATGTCTCCCCGGCGATCGCCCGTGATCTACAAGCTTCGCTGCAGCAGTGGGTCATCACTGAAAATCGGCTTCCTTCGAATATCACAACCATTGTCGGGGTTGACGTAGGCTTTGAAGAACAATTTACGGTGACTCGAGCAGCAGCGGTGCTGCTTACCTTTCCAGAACTAACCGTATTAGCAACGGCGATCGCCACACGGCCCACAACCTTTCCCTACGTCCCGGGATTACTCTCTTTTCGAGAAGTTCCTACAATTCTCGATGCTTTAGCACAACTCCCGCAGTTGCCAGACCTCATTTTCTGCGATGGCCATGGCTACGCCCATCCCCGACGCTTCGGCCTGGCCTGTCACTTGGGTGTACTCTTAGATTTGCCGACCATTGGCATTGCCAAATCTCGTTATATCGGCATTCACTCAGACGTTCCCCTCGAAAAAGGAGCCTGGGTTCCCCTTGAGGATCAAGGAGAAATCATCGGGGCAGTGCTCCGCAGTCGGACAAAGGTACGGCCCCTTTATATTTCTGTCGGCCACCGCTTAGATCTAGCCACGGCCCTTGGTCTAGTGCTGGCTTGCACCCCTAAATATCGTCTCCCAGAACCAACTCGTCTAGCGGATAAATTGGCCTCCCGCCGATAA
- a CDS encoding hypothetical protein (conserved hypothetical membrane protein) — MLNDALKKQLFSLNLPAVVMATLGFWLSASLLLDFVIMPVLSMAGMMNDRGFLTAGYLLFGVFNRLEVVCAATILTAFFGFRSQHLFSDRQALNGLVIASILFNITLIYTYLITPHLTGFSLEMLDFAEVTTMPLKMFVWHGLYWALEATKFILGVILLRWCYRQTCAIT; from the coding sequence ATGTTGAATGATGCCCTGAAAAAACAGCTTTTTTCCCTTAATTTGCCGGCCGTTGTGATGGCAACCTTGGGGTTTTGGCTCAGTGCTTCTTTGCTGTTAGATTTTGTGATTATGCCAGTGCTATCCATGGCAGGCATGATGAATGATCGTGGATTTCTCACTGCGGGTTACCTCTTATTTGGTGTTTTCAACCGTCTAGAAGTGGTTTGTGCCGCGACAATTCTCACCGCTTTCTTTGGGTTTAGATCTCAACATTTATTTAGCGATCGCCAAGCCCTCAATGGCCTTGTCATTGCCAGTATTTTGTTTAATATCACCCTAATTTATACCTATCTCATCACGCCACATCTCACCGGATTTAGTCTAGAGATGTTGGATTTTGCAGAGGTGACGACGATGCCCCTAAAAATGTTTGTTTGGCATGGATTGTACTGGGCCCTAGAAGCGACGAAATTCATTTTAGGCGTGATTCTCCTCCGCTGGTGTTACCGTCAAACCTGTGCGATCACCTAA
- the lipA_3 gene encoding lipoic acid synthetase: MASIPPRFSDQPILPMPNWVKAPLGKASEISTVQRIIKQRGIHTICEEGKCPNRGECYANKTATFLLMGQVCTRACAFCQVDKGQIPLPLDPEEPQKVAESVQLLGLDYVVLTSVARDDLADGGASWFVRVMAAIRAKNPNTQIEVLTPDFWSGQGAEITQAERVQTVVAAKPACYNHNIETVERLQGPVRRGAKYGRSLRVLERVKQCDPKLPTKSGLMLGHGETEAEIIQALRDLRAVGCDRLTLGQYLRPSLAHLPVQKYWTPAEFDRLGAIAREMGFSHVRSGPLVRSSYHAAESPEDHPVNHCDL; the protein is encoded by the coding sequence ATGGCTTCAATTCCCCCCCGTTTTAGCGACCAACCCATTTTACCGATGCCCAATTGGGTCAAGGCCCCCCTGGGTAAGGCCAGCGAAATTTCGACCGTCCAACGCATTATCAAACAGCGGGGTATTCACACCATCTGTGAGGAAGGAAAGTGCCCCAATCGGGGAGAATGCTACGCCAACAAAACGGCGACTTTTCTGCTCATGGGGCAAGTTTGTACAAGAGCCTGCGCCTTTTGTCAGGTGGATAAGGGGCAAATTCCTCTCCCCTTAGACCCCGAAGAGCCGCAGAAAGTGGCAGAGTCGGTGCAGTTATTGGGTTTAGATTATGTAGTGTTGACTTCGGTGGCCAGAGATGATCTTGCGGACGGGGGAGCGAGCTGGTTTGTGCGGGTCATGGCGGCGATTCGGGCGAAAAACCCCAATACCCAAATTGAGGTGCTAACCCCCGATTTCTGGAGTGGGCAAGGGGCAGAGATTACCCAAGCAGAACGGGTTCAGACGGTGGTGGCAGCGAAACCTGCTTGCTACAACCACAACATTGAAACGGTAGAGCGGCTCCAGGGGCCAGTGCGTCGGGGGGCAAAATATGGGCGATCGCTCAGGGTGCTTGAACGGGTGAAGCAATGCGATCCTAAACTGCCGACAAAATCGGGATTAATGCTTGGCCATGGGGAGACGGAAGCGGAAATTATTCAAGCGTTGCGCGATTTACGGGCGGTGGGCTGCGATCGCCTCACCTTAGGGCAATATTTACGGCCTTCTTTGGCCCATTTACCCGTCCAGAAATACTGGACACCAGCGGAATTTGATCGCCTCGGGGCGATCGCCAGGGAAATGGGTTTTTCCCATGTGCGCTCTGGGCCGTTGGTGCGCAGCTCCTACCATGCGGCAGAATCACCCGAAGATCATCCGGTAAATCATTGCGATTTGTGA
- a CDS encoding response regulator receiver domain protein, whose protein sequence is MTHKILVIDDSKVIRMRVKDMLPDGNFEVIEAKNGLEGFNLINTEHPNLIMLDFLLPKMSGWEVYQEIQKRPELKAIPLVLMSGRKEEVTEKLPEPFEEFSFIEKPFDQKQLINAIKEAMAKAKKYSQTLPTQSIPGRTVDTTGDPMAAEIVALQSKVNALQGEIEVLRKQMGQLVSFVKQKLK, encoded by the coding sequence GTGACCCACAAAATTCTAGTGATCGACGACAGTAAGGTGATCCGCATGCGGGTTAAAGATATGCTGCCCGATGGCAATTTTGAGGTGATCGAGGCCAAAAATGGACTAGAGGGTTTCAATCTCATCAATACGGAACACCCTAATTTGATCATGTTGGATTTTTTACTCCCAAAGATGAGTGGCTGGGAAGTGTACCAAGAAATCCAAAAGCGGCCGGAACTAAAGGCAATTCCCTTAGTGTTAATGTCTGGGCGCAAAGAGGAAGTCACGGAAAAACTACCGGAGCCCTTTGAAGAATTTTCGTTTATTGAAAAGCCCTTTGACCAAAAACAGCTGATTAATGCCATCAAAGAGGCGATGGCCAAGGCGAAAAAGTATTCCCAAACGCTACCGACTCAGTCGATACCTGGGCGTACTGTGGATACGACTGGGGATCCGATGGCGGCAGAAATTGTTGCTCTCCAAAGTAAAGTTAATGCTCTCCAAGGGGAAATTGAAGTCCTCAGGAAGCAGATGGGACAGTTGGTCAGCTTTGTGAAACAAAAGCTCAAGTAG
- a CDS encoding hypothetical protein (conserved hypothetical protein (PF01594)), translated as MNEVDFRKWSGFIILLSSFYILWQIKSFLLLLLTAVILANALNVLVRNLQVWGDRLAARCNQPLFRIKRSFAVFLALFLVLFILWIALTIVVPPFIGQFQTLFSKITTGFYRFDEWLNTQILMVEDRMGLPISEQLPNLDDLVRQVPPLLNEVLNRGWTLFSDSLRVLLNALLLLMLTLMFLSNPQPYRRGFIRLFPSFYRRRVDEILNICNIALTGWVIGVLINMVFIGTLSYIGLVILGVPLALPQAILAGLLNLIPNIGPSLSVIPPLLVSLLEAPWKIWAVLILYFVIQQVESGLLTPWMMARQVSILPAVTLLAQVFFAVTLELGFLGLFLALPLAIIGQIIVREVIVKDILDPWQSEHPHSILATVSGMIGAETHKETTAPESPSMEPPADPA; from the coding sequence ATGAACGAGGTGGATTTTCGGAAATGGAGCGGCTTTATTATTCTGCTCAGTTCCTTCTATATTCTCTGGCAAATTAAATCGTTTCTGCTGCTCCTCTTGACGGCAGTAATCTTGGCCAATGCTCTCAATGTTTTAGTACGCAATCTGCAGGTGTGGGGCGATCGCCTGGCGGCTCGCTGCAATCAACCCCTATTTCGCATCAAACGCTCCTTCGCTGTCTTCCTTGCCCTCTTCCTCGTGTTGTTCATCCTTTGGATTGCCCTCACGATCGTTGTTCCCCCCTTCATTGGCCAGTTCCAAACCCTCTTTAGCAAAATCACCACTGGTTTCTACCGTTTTGATGAATGGCTCAATACCCAAATTCTGATGGTTGAAGATCGGATGGGCCTGCCCATTAGCGAACAATTGCCCAACCTCGATGACTTGGTGCGCCAAGTTCCGCCCCTATTAAACGAAGTTCTTAACCGTGGTTGGACTCTCTTTTCTGATTCCCTGAGGGTCTTGCTCAATGCCCTATTGCTGCTGATGCTGACCTTGATGTTCCTGAGCAATCCCCAACCCTATCGTCGGGGATTCATTCGCCTATTTCCCTCGTTTTATCGGCGGCGGGTCGATGAAATTCTCAATATCTGCAATATTGCCCTTACTGGCTGGGTGATTGGTGTTTTGATCAATATGGTCTTCATCGGGACCTTGAGCTACATCGGCCTGGTGATTCTTGGGGTCCCCCTGGCCCTCCCCCAAGCAATTTTGGCTGGCCTCTTAAATCTAATTCCGAATATTGGCCCCTCCCTGAGTGTGATTCCGCCGTTGCTTGTCTCTCTTTTGGAAGCTCCTTGGAAAATTTGGGCAGTTTTGATCCTTTACTTTGTGATCCAGCAGGTCGAATCGGGCCTGTTGACCCCCTGGATGATGGCGAGGCAAGTATCAATTCTCCCGGCGGTGACGCTGCTGGCCCAGGTCTTTTTTGCTGTGACCCTAGAGCTAGGCTTCCTGGGTTTATTTCTTGCCTTACCCTTGGCGATTATTGGTCAAATTATTGTGCGGGAAGTCATTGTGAAAGATATTCTTGACCCTTGGCAGAGCGAACATCCCCATTCAATCTTGGCGACAGTGTCTGGCATGATCGGAGCCGAAACCCACAAGGAGACGACAGCACCAGAGTCACCATCAATGGAACCCCCGGCAGACCCAGCTTAA
- a CDS encoding restriction endonuclease, producing MAKVLVLNASYEPLNITSWRRAIVLLLKDKAESLEHNGRVIYHNLPLPTVIRLRHYIKVPYRDIPLTRKNILERDRHTCQYCSKRGEQLTLDHIIPRSRGGVDSWENLVTACMRCNVRKGNRTPREANMELLSQPRKPHSSLYFELLKYTRDDVNHEWRKYVIGIG from the coding sequence ATGGCCAAGGTATTAGTGCTCAATGCGTCCTACGAACCGCTCAACATCACCAGTTGGCGCCGGGCGATCGTGCTGTTACTCAAGGATAAGGCAGAGAGTTTAGAGCACAATGGCCGTGTCATCTATCACAATCTGCCCCTGCCGACGGTCATCCGCCTACGTCATTACATCAAAGTTCCCTACCGGGATATCCCCCTCACCCGCAAAAATATTCTGGAACGCGATCGCCACACCTGCCAATATTGCAGCAAGCGTGGCGAACAACTCACCCTTGACCACATCATTCCCCGGTCACGGGGGGGCGTCGATAGCTGGGAAAATCTCGTCACGGCCTGCATGCGCTGCAATGTCCGCAAAGGCAATCGCACCCCCAGAGAAGCCAACATGGAGCTGTTGAGCCAGCCCCGCAAACCTCATAGCAGCCTTTACTTTGAGCTCCTCAAATACACCCGCGACGATGTCAATCATGAATGGCGCAAATATGTCATTGGTATTGGGTGA
- a CDS encoding hypothetical protein (conserved hypothetical protein TIGR01777), whose protein sequence is MKIAITGATGLVGKRLVERLYPTHQLLILTRNEAKAQKTFPASAYPKLEIVTYLPTETGPWQGAISGCDGVINLAGAPIAEQRWTASYKQEILRSRQVGTDKLVEAIAKAQTKPKVLINASAIGYYGTSETATYIETSAMGSDFLAEVCQKWETAARQAEAHGTRTVILRFGIVLAKEGGALGKMLLAFNTFMGGPLGTGKQWVSWIHRDDLVALITTALAEDSWQGVYNATAPNPVTMGQLAQALGAVIKRPSWLPVPGFVLELLLSDGAKVVLEGQKVLPQRTEAAGFQFKFTNVGAALKDLLHP, encoded by the coding sequence ATGAAAATCGCGATTACTGGTGCTACGGGGCTCGTGGGCAAACGTTTGGTTGAACGGCTTTATCCCACCCATCAGCTCTTGATCTTGACCCGCAACGAAGCCAAAGCCCAGAAAACTTTTCCGGCCTCGGCCTACCCCAAGCTAGAGATTGTCACTTACCTGCCCACAGAAACGGGGCCCTGGCAAGGGGCCATTTCTGGCTGTGATGGGGTGATCAATTTGGCGGGAGCCCCGATCGCCGAACAGCGGTGGACAGCGAGCTATAAACAAGAAATTCTGCGTAGTCGCCAGGTGGGTACAGACAAACTCGTTGAGGCGATCGCCAAAGCCCAAACCAAACCTAAAGTGCTGATCAATGCCTCGGCGATCGGTTATTACGGCACTAGTGAAACAGCGACCTACATCGAGACCAGTGCCATGGGGAGCGATTTTCTCGCTGAAGTTTGTCAAAAATGGGAAACCGCAGCGCGACAGGCCGAAGCCCACGGCACACGCACAGTGATTCTCCGGTTTGGCATCGTCCTCGCCAAAGAAGGGGGCGCCCTCGGAAAGATGTTGCTAGCCTTTAACACCTTCATGGGTGGGCCATTGGGCACAGGCAAACAGTGGGTGTCTTGGATCCACCGGGATGATCTGGTGGCTCTCATCACCACGGCCCTCGCGGAAGACAGTTGGCAGGGGGTCTATAACGCCACCGCCCCCAACCCAGTGACCATGGGACAACTGGCCCAAGCCCTCGGTGCTGTGATCAAACGCCCATCTTGGCTCCCAGTGCCGGGCTTCGTTCTTGAATTGCTCCTGAGTGACGGTGCAAAAGTTGTCCTGGAAGGACAAAAGGTACTCCCCCAACGCACGGAAGCAGCCGGGTTTCAGTTTAAATTTACAAATGTTGGTGCCGCCCTCAAAGATCTACTACATCCTTAG
- a CDS encoding hypothetical protein (conserved hypothetical protein), whose protein sequence is MKSLVHLGQKALLMGTAIAGTVAGFAGGALALPEATVIEKLRPIPMYMLINDEGQPIFATITDQSGNESGVTGVFVSPSDAENLVANRRTESNQLLQEERAKADANPEVIAALEEQANLWEEATILPIGLDRIYQFARSNEAENLTFKFLPTMEQLNAAAEVTQQEDFPGVPLFFLSVQEKDANGQDVVSFPTLASNGGDGQGEIPVFFEVDPILEQLDDFPENEDLSINVMPLEVFIAKLLDSDLPAEEQEFLEAMTLIPPMESAQLIQSILEQQQQQQ, encoded by the coding sequence ATGAAAAGTCTGGTTCATTTGGGTCAAAAAGCATTGTTGATGGGAACGGCGATCGCCGGAACAGTCGCTGGTTTTGCTGGGGGAGCCCTTGCCTTACCAGAAGCAACTGTGATCGAAAAATTGCGGCCAATCCCAATGTATATGCTGATCAACGACGAGGGGCAGCCCATTTTTGCGACGATTACCGATCAATCTGGCAATGAATCAGGCGTTACGGGTGTATTTGTGAGCCCATCGGATGCAGAAAATTTGGTGGCTAACCGTCGCACCGAATCTAACCAACTTTTGCAAGAAGAACGGGCGAAAGCCGATGCAAACCCCGAGGTAATTGCGGCATTAGAAGAGCAAGCTAACCTCTGGGAAGAGGCGACAATCTTACCGATTGGCCTCGACCGGATTTATCAGTTTGCCCGGAGCAATGAGGCCGAAAATCTGACCTTTAAGTTTCTGCCGACGATGGAGCAGCTCAATGCGGCGGCCGAGGTGACTCAACAGGAAGATTTTCCTGGAGTACCGCTATTTTTCCTCTCGGTGCAGGAAAAGGATGCCAATGGCCAGGATGTAGTTTCTTTCCCGACCCTCGCTAGTAATGGGGGCGATGGCCAAGGGGAAATTCCGGTGTTTTTTGAGGTAGACCCGATCCTTGAGCAGCTCGATGATTTTCCTGAGAATGAAGACCTGAGCATCAATGTAATGCCCCTCGAAGTGTTTATCGCCAAGCTATTGGATTCTGATTTACCTGCTGAGGAGCAGGAATTTTTAGAGGCGATGACCTTGATCCCACCCATGGAGTCGGCCCAGTTGATCCAGTCGATCCTTGAGCAACAGCAGCAGCAGCAGTAA
- a CDS encoding methyltransferase, methylase of peptide chain release factors yields MQWRQWAQTQAIATAIPIFEVDWFLQGVTDLTALELRLGIGRSVRSAHSLDKLVVLWEKRTQEALPVQYLVGKASWRDFELIVTPAVLIPRPETEYLIDLVHSLPADLQQGPWVDLGTGSGAIALGLADCFPRATIHAVDQSEAALGVARQNAAAYGFQEKIQFYQGSWWEPLGHLRGKVSGMISNPPYIPSGMLPDLQPEVYRHEPHSALDGGTDGLDDIRVLVNEAPQYLVSGGIWLIEMMLGQGERVAQLLADNGQYENIRVINDFAGGDRYVWAQRK; encoded by the coding sequence ATGCAGTGGCGACAGTGGGCTCAGACCCAGGCGATCGCCACTGCGATTCCCATTTTTGAGGTGGACTGGTTTTTGCAGGGAGTCACGGACTTAACGGCCCTCGAATTGCGCTTGGGTATTGGTCGCTCTGTCCGTAGTGCCCACAGTTTAGACAAATTGGTGGTCCTCTGGGAAAAGCGCACCCAAGAAGCCTTGCCGGTGCAATACCTCGTCGGTAAGGCGTCGTGGCGCGACTTTGAGTTGATCGTTACACCAGCGGTATTGATCCCTCGGCCGGAAACAGAATATTTGATTGATTTGGTGCACAGTCTACCCGCAGATTTACAACAAGGCCCCTGGGTTGATCTCGGCACAGGGAGTGGGGCGATCGCCCTGGGTTTGGCAGACTGTTTTCCTCGGGCGACAATCCATGCCGTAGACCAGAGTGAGGCGGCCCTAGGGGTGGCCCGTCAGAATGCTGCAGCCTACGGTTTCCAAGAAAAAATTCAGTTTTACCAGGGCAGTTGGTGGGAACCGCTGGGCCACCTCCGGGGAAAGGTTTCTGGGATGATCTCAAATCCGCCCTACATTCCTTCAGGAATGCTGCCCGATTTGCAGCCGGAAGTGTATCGCCACGAACCCCACAGCGCCCTCGATGGGGGCACAGACGGCCTGGATGATATTCGAGTGCTGGTCAATGAAGCACCACAATATCTGGTTTCTGGGGGAATTTGGCTGATTGAGATGATGTTAGGCCAGGGGGAAAGGGTCGCCCAGTTACTCGCCGATAATGGCCAATATGAAAATATTCGGGTGATTAATGACTTTGCTGGGGGCGATCGCTATGTGTGGGCTCAGCGCAAGTAA